The Bartonella australis AUST/NH1 genome contains the following window.
AAGATGAAGCCTATAATTTGTCTGAGAAAGTTCAAAAACTTACAGACGAAACGATTGCTTATATCGATAAAATTTTGGTTACGAAAGAAACTGAAATTATGCAAGTGTAAGGCCATTTTGTCAGGAAAAAGAATGTCGTATCCACGTCATATTGCCATTATTATGGATGGAAACGGGCGGTGGGCCCGCGCACGCGGTTTGCCCCGTGTAGCAGGACATAAGGCCGGAATAGACGCATTTCGCCGTATCGTGCGTTACACAGATAAGGTTGGTTTGGAGTGGCTAACAGTTTTTGCGTTTTCATCTGAAAATTGGACGAGGCCGCGTACTGAAGTAAGTTATTTAATGGGGTTATTGAAAAAATTTATTAAATATGATCTCGCTGAGTTGCATGATAGGAACGTTCGTATCCACGTTATTGGTGACCGGTCGAGTATCCCAGAAGATGTTTTAGAAGGGCTTGTGAGCGCGGAACATATGACGCGAAATAATGATGGTCTTAATCTCGTCGTTGCTTTCAGTTACGGGGGACGTAATGAGATAAGCCGGGCGGTACGTTGTCTTGCGCAATTAGTTTTCGATGGCCTTTTATTTCCTGAACAAATTACTGATGGTCTGGTGGCAGACTACCTTGATACGAAA
Protein-coding sequences here:
- a CDS encoding isoprenyl transferase; translated protein: MSYPRHIAIIMDGNGRWARARGLPRVAGHKAGIDAFRRIVRYTDKVGLEWLTVFAFSSENWTRPRTEVSYLMGLLKKFIKYDLAELHDRNVRIHVIGDRSSIPEDVLEGLVSAEHMTRNNDGLNLVVAFSYGGRNEISRAVRCLAQLVFDGLLFPEQITDGLVADYLDTKQMPDPDLIIRTSGERRFSNFLLWQAAYSELYFSSCFWPDFDEKAFEAAVADYRSRERRFGVLNHHNNCK